The genomic stretch GTAAAGGTCCTCAAGGAGGTTCGAAAGGTCAGCGGATGGGTTAGACTCTAAATCAGTCTTAAACGGTccattcaaaaactgttCGCTCAAAAGACCGGACTCCTCGAACAAATTGAACGTGAGGCTCTCATCATTTGTCTGGTTATTCTTCAAATCGACAATAAAAGCAAAATCCAAAGACACATTCTCCGAGTCAACGCCAAATTCAGGATCAGAACCGATGGGGAGCGCCATTATGGTTCCGCTGAGCAACGCGATTTTAATAAACACTGTTTtcattgaaaaattttaattGACTGTATTTCTTTGGAATTTGGTAGACTACTGTTTTTttacagaaagaaaaaggcaTTGAACGAAAGAGTGTATCATTGTCCCTTtttatattctttttctctttgggTTTGTTTTGGCAAAGGAGATCACCAGATGTTACATTTATTTCTCGTTTAAAGTTTGGTAAAAAGCTGGAATATACCAAGACTGGACCCTTATTCCTTTtttattgttgttttgtGACAGGTATGGTACGACTTTATTTACAGACCACTGCAGCGAAGGGGCGGGTCCAGATGACATGAAAAGGGTTCATAGTCGCCTTCGTACAAATTATGGCAGGCTTAGTTTGAACACAATAAGGACATGGACCCTTTTTGTGGGGACGCCATATGTCTCGATTGGGTAATTGTTTTATGTGTGTCTTTTTAAGAAATTTCCCTTTACGTTTGAATTAGTGGTGTTTTATTTGAACACTAAGAGGATACGATACCTGGCACAGTTCAAACTCCGTTAGAAAGAAGAGGGTAGCGACATATACTATAACACAATACGGGATAATGATCGGGTCTGTCCAAGGTAATTCTCTAGAAGTTTTATTGAATGCGGTGAGTTACCTCCAACATCAAGACTTTGGTACAATATCTTCACAAAACAGTTCAGAGGTGTTCTCAAAGTTAGAGCTTTACTTGAAGATGTTGGAAAACGATTCCAAATTGCTAGAGGCAGAAGTACAATGCAGAACACAGAATGCGGTTTTACATATCCGGGAGGTGTGTGATGCACTTGATTACATGTGCAAAAACATGATTATTATGAAAGGGTCGACTACGCCAAAGGACCTCGAATGCCGTTCAAGGAAGGTGTTTCCCTGTTCCCAAACTATTGGACCAAGGCCTATCTTTTTTCCTCCGATTGTAAGAAGGAGAATTGCAATTTCTGAACTTTTGAATGAGGATGACGCGTTTGAGACGAAAGAAAGGCAACCTATAAGAGCAAGGAAAttcaaaacgaaaaaaatggtGGGCAAGAAACGTCACAAGACATTTCATCCAATGGATGGTAAGCCCTGTCCTCActgttcaactgtttccGCAACGCCTGAGTGGCGGTCTGGACCGTACGGGAATAATGTGAGAATCTGTAACGCATGTGGTCTGTTTTATCGTAAATTGAAGCAGAAATTCGGCTTGAAAAAGGCCAACTTGCTTATGCAGTACCGACGTAAAAATTGCCCAAGAGACAGGAACATGCCGCACTCTGTTGAAGTTTCCATGGTTTATAAAATAACAAAGCAAGAACATGAAGAATTTACAGACTAGAATTTTGAATCCATCTGTTGATTATATTTTTGTGtaatgttttgttttttgggaatatatatctatataaTATTAAAATAGTTGATCATTGTCAAAAGAGGTTTCTTGTTAAAACACTTCGGGCAGTTAATGAAGAATTACCTTACCGCAGAGGAACCGTTTGCGTCCTAAGAATACTGAGTTTGGAGTACTCTTGCTTTATTTGAATTAAATCATTATTATTAATTATATAAAGAATAGATATAAAAACGACCTAGGTCAAAAAAGTGAATAAGAATAATTAAATAACTATTATCCCCATAATCAAAGTATACTTGGAAGGATTATTGGTTCCTGGGATTGTTTTTTGGGCACGTAAAAAGTGTTTGAAACGCCACATTGAGTCGAAAAGACTCTAACTTTTGTATAGTCTTCCTTGCGGCCTTTAAAGAAATGAATTGTGTTTGAGGTACCCAGTTTAGTAGAGAAAACTCTCAATTTGGAGGTAACTCTActtgttttgttttgtttaGCCAACTTCAAGTTTGCTGCAACTTGTCCCAAATCTTCTTGCGAGATGGGAAAGGAGGATAGCTGAGAAACTTTGATAAAGTTGATAGTTTGACTAGACGACATGGAGTGCTATTCTTTCTTGTAAAGCGATGGGGTTGGGGTTTTAATTAAAATCCATGTGGCGAGTAAAATTGATCAGAAATTCAGACTACACTGAGTATACCATCTCCTTATATATTTGAAATTCTGGTTCCGGTTTCTCTTAAAATtaacaaaattgaataaaatCAAACAAACGTTAGAAACGGGACCGTTTTATAATCCATTACAGCCCCTGAAAGGTTAATTAAAGAGTTTATTTCACATGCACTATAACTCTTTTGCATCCCCTAATTAAATGATAGAAAAATTGGACCGCTATTCGGTTCATTTTTCGGTGAAGTATTGTTTTTCTTAGCGTTAAACCATACCAGTTTTTCGTGGACTTTGTGTCACCCGATGTTGCTTCTAAGAAAAAGAATGACCTAGTATACTGTCTTCTGAGAATGTGATTTTTTTAACGTTGCTAACGTAATGGTTACCTGTATTGTGTTAAAGAGGGTCTGATATTAAGGTTTATTGAAATAATATTTTTGAGTAGTTCTTGCTCCTACTTCAAGCTAATTTCAGGGGTAAATCAGACCGATCAAGACACTTTGTGGTTTACATTAACGATTACCGTCCCAATGGAGTTAAAGAGCCGTAAAACCTTTCCGTTTCCGTCAATGTTACTACTTTGGGTTTTGGTGTCTAGCATCATAAACAAAATGACTATTTGTTTTTGGCATAACGTTAGTAAAAACACACTACAATAGATAAATATGCCTTATTTGTTTACATATCCTTTTAGCACTATGTACGTTTAAACCGCAGTTGTTTTGTCTTGGTTCTGACATCACTTTTCTAATTTCAAAAGTACCGTTTTTTTCGGAAAATATTGATTAAGTGTCAACAAGACACAGATACAAT from Huiozyma naganishii CBS 8797 chromosome 6, complete genome encodes the following:
- the KNAG0F03415 gene encoding GATA-type transcription factor — its product is MIGSVQGNSLEVLLNAVSYLQHQDFGTISSQNSSEVFSKLELYLKMLENDSKLLEAEVQCRTQNAVLHIREVCDALDYMCKNMIIMKGSTTPKDLECRSRKVFPCSQTIGPRPIFFPPIVRRRIAISELLNEDDAFETKERQPIRARKFKTKKMVGKKRHKTFHPMDGKPCPHCSTVSATPEWRSGPYGNNVRICNACGLFYRKLKQKFGLKKANLLMQYRRKNCPRDRNMPHSVEVSMVYKITKQEHEEFTD